GGCAACTCCTTCAGCTGACCGGCTTCGGAGCCGTCGCCTCGCACGGCTCCGCCCAACACCCAGACCAGCCCGTCCCACGCAAGTGGGTGTGACCTGAGCGTCCACTTCACCCTGGACGGCCGTCCCGTCGAGGCTCCGCGCGACGACGTGTCGCTGCTCAGCGCTCTGCGGGAGGATCTCGGTGTTCGCGAGCCGGTCAAGGATGGTTGCAGCCCGCAGGGCCAGTGCGGTTGCTGCACCGTGCTCGTCGACGGGTCCCCCCGGGTTGCCTGCGTAACGCCGGTGCGGCGCGTGGCCGGCCGGTCGGTCGTGACCGCCGCCGGCCTGGAGCCCGAGGTCCAGCGCCGGCTGGTGGACGCGTTCGTCCGGCACGGCGCCAGCCAGTGCGGCTTCTGCACGCCCGGGATTCTCTGCCGGCTCGCCGCACTCGGGTCTTCACCGGACCGGGAGAAAGTCGAGACGGCCCTTCTCGCCCACCTCTGCCGGTGCACGGGGTGGCGGACGATCGTCGATGCCGCGTGCGACCAAGGGTCACTGGGTGCGGGTGGCGCCGGCGGGGCCGACCGGGTCGCCGCGTTGGCGTTTGGGCGTAAAAACGAGCAGTCCAGCGCGCTTTCTCACACCCAAACGCAAAACTCACGCCCAAACGCCGCGGAGGCTGACCCGGTGGCGACCCCTACTGCCCCCTTGCCCTCCTCGCCCCGCTCGACCCCTTCTGCCCCCTCGCCCCGCTCGACCCCTTCTCCCTCCTCGCCCCGCTCGACCCCTTCGCCCTCCTCGCCCCGCTCGACCCCTTCGCCCTCCTCCCCCCCTCCCTCCCCTTCGCCCGCCGAGCTGCGGGCCGCGCTCGAGGGAGGCGTACCCCAACACGCCGGCCGCCACGTGATCGTGGGCGCCGGCGGTTTCGCCGACGACAACGCGCCGCCCGGTTGCCTCGTCGCGGTCCCCGACATCGCGGGCGGGTGGGCTGTGGGCGAGACACTCGAGGAGGCCCGGGCCGCGTCGGGGAGGATCCAGGGGCGCCGGAGCGGCCTAGCGCTCACCTACCCTATCGACGTCCCACCAGGAGCAGGAGAGTGGGACATCACCTTGCAGACCACGTGGGTCGAACCGGCCTACCTCGAACTCGACTCCTCCTGGTGCGAGCCAGGAGGCGCACCGGCGAGCTCGGTAGCCAACGGCGGGGCTTTCGGAGGAAAGCTCGACTCGATCGCCCCGGCCGCGGCGCGGAAGCTGGCCGACATCCACGGCCGACCGGTTCGGGTGATCCTGTCCCGAGAGGACTCCGTGCGGCTCGGTCCCAAGCGCCCGCCGATCGCGGCCGGGTTGTTAGCCGATGGGAGCGGAGTGATGAGGATCGCGGCCACAACCCAGGCCGGCCTGCACGAAGCGCCGGCCGCGGCCACCGACTTCGCCCACATCTCCAGCGCCATCAGCACTTTCGCGCCCCACCTCAAACTCGAGGAAACCTCACTCCACGGCCCTCGAGTCTCGACCAAACTAAGGGCGTCCGGATGGGCCGAGGCGGCGATCCTGATCGCCGCCGCCGACGCACTCCGAGAGGGTCGGGTGCCGGCCGGCGCTCCCGCAGAGGCCTCCGCCGCGGTACTCGCCCCGAACGGCGCCGGCGCCAGCGCCGAAGTCTCGGTCGACGCCGGCGGGTGGCCCTCGGCCGTCACAGTCGCCGTCTCATGCGGCCCGCCCCTAGACGAGGTGACCCTGCGTTCGTTCGCGACGGGGGCGGCGCACATGGCACTCGGATGGGTCTGTTCCGAGGGCATTGCAGTGGGCGAGGACGGCGTGCCCACCGATCTGACGATCCGGTCTTTCGGCATCCTCAGAGCCCGGGACACGCCCTCCATCCGAGTCGAGATCGTCGCCCCAGAATCCACGGCGCCGCCCGCCGAACCGGTCAACGGGTCGGACGCGGTATTCGCAGCCGTCGCTGCGGCGACCTGGATCGCGCAGGGCCTACCGTCGCGCTGGCCCACACGCAGAGGGAGGACCAATTGACCCCGCCACCTTCCGACTCGCCCACCCCATTCTCCGACCCGGCTGCCACGCCACCTTCCGACCCGCCCATCCCATCGTCCGACCCGGCCAGCCCCAAGCCGCTCGGTCCTTACACTCCGATCGTTCAGGCGGGCGACTGGCTGATCTGCAGCGGTCAGATCGGCCAGAAGGACGGCGTCCTCGCCGACGGAATAACAGCGCAGGTCGCACAGGCAATCGAAAACATCTCCGCCCTCCTCGCCGGCGCCGGCTCCTCGCTCGAAAGAGTCGTCAAGACAACAGTGTTCCTTGCCGACATCGGTGATTACCCGGCAATGAATGATGCGTATGTCCGTGCCTTCCCCAGCCACCGCCCCGCCCGATCGGCCTTCGCGGTTGCCGCGCTTCCCATGGGTGCCTCAGTGGAGATCGAGGCGTGGGCGTATCAAAAATGAGCCCGGCAGGACAGGAGTAGCAAGGCGGTCGAACGAAAAGGTGCGGTATTAGAGACATGAGTGGCGCCGCGTCGGCCGACCCGGCGGTCCGCCAATCGGCGGGGGAGGCCGCCTTAACGGCCGGGGTGCAGATCCGCCTCTTCCGGGATCTGGGGGAGATGGCGGAGGCGGAGACGCTGTTCGAGCGGGTGTGGGGACCCGGCGGCGTCACCGTTCCCCTGCTTCGAAGCCTCGCCCTCACCGACAACTACGTCGCCGGCGCCTGGGCCCACGACCAGCTCATCGGAGCGTCGGTGGCGGTCATGTCGGCGGGGCTCGGGCGGCGGACCTGCCACCTGCACATCATGGGAGTCCTCAGCCCTGCGCAGGGCTCCGGTGTCGGCTTCGCTCTCATGTCGCATCAGCGCGTGTGGGCATCCGAACGTGCGATCGACGAGATCACCTGGATGTTCGACCCATTGGTTCGGCGCAACGGATGGTTCGCGACCGTCAAGGTGGGCGCCAAGGCCGTCGCCTACCACCCGGACTTCTTCGGTTATCTCAACGACCCTGTCAACCGTTGGGACTACACCGACCGGTGCCTCGCCCGCTGGGACGTGAACTCGGGTCCGTCGCCCACCAGCGAGCCGCCGGAACTGGAACCGGACAATGAAACGCTGTTGATACTGGCCGAGGACGAGTCCGGGCGGCCGGAACTGGCCGAGTCGTCCTGGCTCCAAAACCCACCGGAGACGTTGCTGTGCCAGGTCCCGCCCGATACCCACGGTCTTCGGCAGACGAACCCGAAACTCGCGCGTGAGTGGCTTTCCGCGCTCCGCGGCACCCTCGGGCGCGCGATCGATGCCGGCTACGAGGCGACGTCGATGACCCGAAGCGGCCGGTACGTCTTGACCCGCACCCGGGACTGAGAGCTCACGAACCCCAGCGGCTCTGACCGAAGCGGTACCCGACTGACCGGACCGTCGAGATCAGGTTCGCCTGCTCATCGCCGAGCTTGGCCCGCAGCCGACGGATGTGCACGTCCACGGTCCGTGCCCCGCCGTAGTACTC
This region of Acidimicrobiales bacterium genomic DNA includes:
- a CDS encoding 2Fe-2S iron-sulfur cluster-binding protein, translated to MSVHFTLDGRPVEAPRDDVSLLSALREDLGVREPVKDGCSPQGQCGCCTVLVDGSPRVACVTPVRRVAGRSVVTAAGLEPEVQRRLVDAFVRHGASQCGFCTPGILCRLAALGSSPDREKVETALLAHLCRCTGWRTIVDAACDQGSLGAGGAGGADRVAALAFGRKNEQSSALSHTQTQNSRPNAAEADPVATPTAPLPSSPRSTPSAPSPRSTPSPSSPRSTPSPSSPRSTPSPSSPPPSPSPAELRAALEGGVPQHAGRHVIVGAGGFADDNAPPGCLVAVPDIAGGWAVGETLEEARAASGRIQGRRSGLALTYPIDVPPGAGEWDITLQTTWVEPAYLELDSSWCEPGGAPASSVANGGAFGGKLDSIAPAAARKLADIHGRPVRVILSREDSVRLGPKRPPIAAGLLADGSGVMRIAATTQAGLHEAPAAATDFAHISSAISTFAPHLKLEETSLHGPRVSTKLRASGWAEAAILIAAADALREGRVPAGAPAEASAAVLAPNGAGASAEVSVDAGGWPSAVTVAVSCGPPLDEVTLRSFATGAAHMALGWVCSEGIAVGEDGVPTDLTIRSFGILRARDTPSIRVEIVAPESTAPPAEPVNGSDAVFAAVAAATWIAQGLPSRWPTRRGRTN
- a CDS encoding RidA family protein, with amino-acid sequence MTPPPSDSPTPFSDPAATPPSDPPIPSSDPASPKPLGPYTPIVQAGDWLICSGQIGQKDGVLADGITAQVAQAIENISALLAGAGSSLERVVKTTVFLADIGDYPAMNDAYVRAFPSHRPARSAFAVAALPMGASVEIEAWAYQK